One region of Pan paniscus chromosome 5, NHGRI_mPanPan1-v2.0_pri, whole genome shotgun sequence genomic DNA includes:
- the TMEM14A gene encoding transmembrane protein 14A, with translation MDLIGFGYAALVTFGSIFGYKRRGGVPSLIAGLFVGCLAGYGAYRVSNDKRDVKVSLFTAFFLATIMGVRFKRSKKIMPAGLVAGLSLMMILRLVLLLL, from the exons ATGGACCTGATCGGTTTTGGTTATGCAGCCCTCGTGACATTTGGAAGCATTTTTGGATATAAGCGGAGAG GTGGTGTTCCGTCTTTGATTGCTGGTCTTTTTGTTGGATGTTTGGCTGGCTATGGAGCTTACCGTGTCTCCAATGACAAACGAGATGTAAAAGTGTCACTGT TTACAGCTTTCTTCCTGGCTACCATAATGGGTGTGAGATTTAAGAGGTCCAAGAAAATAATGCCTGCTGGTCTGGTTGCAGGTTTAAG CCTCATGATGATCCTGAGACTTGTCTTGTTGCTGCTCTGA